A window of Ictidomys tridecemlineatus isolate mIctTri1 chromosome 1, mIctTri1.hap1, whole genome shotgun sequence contains these coding sequences:
- the Ifit5 gene encoding interferon-induced protein with tetratricopeptide repeats 5, with the protein MSEIPKDSLKAILLELDCHFTWNLLKEDIDLFDVEDTIGQQLEFLTTKSRLVLYNLLAYVKHLKGQNNDALECLKQAEEIIQREHSNEKDVRSLVTWGNYAWVSYHMDQSEEVRKYIDKVGNVCRKLSSPSDYKLERPEIDCEKGWALLKFGGKYYQKAKAAFEKALKVEPDNPEFNIGYAITVYRLDDSDREGSVKSFSLGPLRKAVMLNPDNSYIKVFLALKLQDVHAEAEGEKYIEEILDQVSSQPYVLRYAAKFYRRKNSWDKALELLKKALEATPTSSFLHHQMGLCYRAQMIQIKKVTRNRPKGKDKLKVDELIASAIFHFKAAVERDSMFAFAYTDLANMYAEGGQYSNAEDIFQKALHLENITDDHKHQIHYHYGRFQEFHCKSENTAIYHYLEALKVKDRSSLRTKLISALRKLATKRLCHNALDVQSLSALGFVYKLEGEKRQAAEYYKRAQKIDPENAEFLTALCELQLSI; encoded by the coding sequence TGAAATTCCTAAGGACTCCTTGAAAGCCATTCTGTTAGAGTTGGACTGTCACTTTACTTGGAATTTACTTAAGGAAGATATTGATCTGTTTGATGTAGAAGATACAATTGGGCAACAGCTTGAATTTCTTACCACAAAATCCAGACttgttctttataatttattGGCCTATGTGAAACATCTAAAAGGTCAAAATAATGATGCCCTAGAGTGTTTGAAACAAGCAGAAGAAATAATCCAGAGAGAACACTCAAATGAAAAAGATGTACGAAGTCTGGTCACTTGGGGAAACTACGCCTGGGTATCTTACCACATGGACCAGAGTGAAGAAGTTCGGAAGTATATAGACAAGGTAGGGAATGTCTGCAGGAAATTGTCCAGTCCTTCTGACTACAAGTTGGAGCGCCCTGAGATTGACTGTGAGAAAGGGTGGGCACTCTTGAAATTTGGAGGAAAGTATTACCAAAAAGCTAAAGCAGCTTTTGAGAAGGCTCTGAAAGTAGAACCTGACAATCCTGAATTTAACATTGGCTATGCCATCACTGTGTATCGGCTGGATGATTCTGATAGAGAAGGGTCTGTAAAGAGCTTTTCTCTGGGACCTCTGAGGAAGGCTGTTATGCTGAACCCAGACAACAGCTACATTAAGGTTTTTCTGGCCCTGAAGCTTCAAGATGTTCATGCAGAAGCTGAAGGGGAAAAGTATATCGAAGAAATCCTAGACCAGGTATCATCTCAGCCTTATGTCCTTCGTTATGCAGCTAaattctataggagaaaaaattcCTGGGACAAAGctcttgaacttttaaaaaaggcTTTGGAGGCgacaccaacctcttctttccTGCATCACCAGATGGGGCTTTGCTACAGGGCACAAATGATCCAAATCAAGAAGGTCACGCGCAACAGACctaaaggaaaagataaactGAAGGTCGATGAGTTGATTGCATCCGCTATATTTCATTTCAAAGCAGCTGTGGAACGAGACTCTATGTTTGCATTTGCCTACACAGACCTTGCCAACATGTATGCTGAGGGAGGCCAGTATAGCAATGCTGAGGACATTTTCCAGAAAGCTCTTCATCTGGAGAATATAACTGATGATCACAAACACCAGATCCACTACCACTATGGCCGCTTTCAGGAATTTCACTGTAAATCAGAAAATACTGCCATCTACCATTATTTAGAAGCCTTAAAGGTCAAAGACAGGTCATCCTTGCGTACCAAATTGATAAGTGCTCTGAGGAAATTGGCTACCAAGAGACTTTGTCACAATGCTTTAGATGTGCAGAGTTTAAGTGCCCTAGGGTTTGTTTATAAGCTGGAGGGAGAAAAGAGACAAGCTGCTGAGTACTATAAGAGGGCCCAGAAGATTGATCCTGAAAATGCAGAATTCCTTACTGCTCTCTGTGAGCTCCAACTTTCCATTTAA